Proteins encoded by one window of Melospiza georgiana isolate bMelGeo1 chromosome 18, bMelGeo1.pri, whole genome shotgun sequence:
- the LIF gene encoding leukemia inhibitory factor: protein MKFVPAGVVPFVALLLLQRRPVAGRALLVSGSGCPSHGLCRSNVQEQTRRQVAVLNATAQELFSLYLKCQGEPFSSESDKLCNPAGIFFPAFRVNRTSERKEVMVAMYKLFAFLNASLGNITRDQEELNPVAKELLERLHNTTKTTRGLISNLTCLLCKNYNIFQVDVRYGDSSKGKSAFKKKQQGCQVLRKYVQVIGQAARVLLPHLSPS, encoded by the exons ATGAAGTTCGTACCggcag GCGTCGTGCCCTTCgtggccctgctcctgctgcagcggCGGCCCGTGGCCGGCCGGGCGCTGCTGGTGAGCGGCTCGGGCTGCCCCAGCCACGGCCTGTGCCGCTCCAACGTGCAGGAGCAGACCCGCAGGCAGGTGGCCGTGCTCAACGCCACCGCCCAGGAGCTCTTCAGCCTCTAC CTGAAGTGCCAGGGAGAGCCATTCAGCAGCGAGAGCGACAAGCTCTGCAACCCCGCCGGCATCTTCTTCCCCGCTTTCCGCGTCAACCGGACGAGCGAGAGGAAGGAGGTGATGGTGGCCATGTACAAGCTCTTCGCCTTCCTCAATGCCTCGCTGGGCAACATCACGCGCGACCAGGAGGAGCTCAACCCCGTGGCCAAAGAGCTCCTCGAGCGGCTCCACAACACCACCAAGACCACCCGAGGCCTCATCTCCAACCTCACCTGCCTCCTCTGCAAGAACTACAACATCTTCCAGGTGGACGTCAGGTACGGGGACAGCTCCAAGGGCAAGAGCGCCTtcaagaagaagcagcagggctgccaggtgCTCAGGAAGTACGTGCAGGTCATCGGGCAGGCAGCACGTGTCCTCCTACCTCATCTCAGCCCCTCATGA
- the CASTOR1 gene encoding cytosolic arginine sensor for mTORC1 subunit 1 encodes MDLHILEHRVRVLSLARRGLWLYTHPLLKLLFLPQRCRCKFFSLTETPEDYTVMLDEEGFKELPPSEFMQVADSTWLVLSVVSNGREPPGCQATGVTKIARSVIAPLAEHHVSVLMLSTYQTDFILVRERDLPVVIHTLAGEFDIYKEEGGECVPVTCDDVSNGFLKPKPPASPTLHPVQSPQTRFCVLTVAPDTLPAIATMLIDVLFYSHSPPWDAAPGSQDLDSITFFSFSLIEGYISIVMDADTQKRFPSDLLLTSSTGELWRMVRIGGQPLGFDECGIVAQIAEPLAAADISAYYISTFNFDHALVPEEGIAEVIQLLQQRQESGR; translated from the exons ATGGACCTGCACATCCTGGAGCACCGGGTGCGGGTGCTGAGCCTGGCCCGCCGCGGGCTCTGGCTCTACACCCACCCGCTGCTCaagctgctcttcctgcccCAGCGCTGCCG atgCAAGTTCTTCAGCCTGACGGAGACCCCCGAGGACTACACGGTCATGCTGGACGAGGAGGGCTTCAAAG agctgccaccctCCGAGTTCATGCAGGTGGCAGATTCCACGTGGCTGGTGCTCAGCGTGGTGTCCAACGGGCGGGAGCCCCCCGGCTGCCAGGCCACCGGTGTCACCAAGATCGCGCGCTCGGTCATCGCGCCGCTGGCCGAGCACCACGTCTCGGTGCTGATGCTCTCCACGTACCAGACCGACTTCATCCTG GTGCGGGAGCGGGACCTGCCCGTGGTGATCCACACGCTGGCCGGGGAGTTCGACATCTACAAGGAGGAGGGTGGCGagtgtgtccctgtcacctgcGATGACGTCAGCAACGGCTTCCTCAAGCCCAAGCCAC CCGCCAGCCCCACGCTGCACCCGGTGCAGAGCCCCCAGACGCGCTTCTGTGTCCTCACGGTGGCCCCCGACACGCTGCCCGCCATCGCCACCATGCTCATCGACGTCCTCTTCTACTCCCACAG CCCCCCGTGGGATGCAGCCCCCGGCAGCCAGGACCTGGACTCCAtcaccttcttctccttctccctcatCGAGGGCTACATCTCCATTGTGATGGATGCCGACACCCAGAAGCG CTTCCCCAGTGACCTGCTGCTGACCAGCTCCACGGGCGAGCTGTGGCGCATGGTGCGCATCGgggggcagcccctgggcttCG ACGAGTGTGGCATCGTGGCGCAGATCGCGGAGCCGCTGGCGGCCGCCGACATCTCGGCCTATTACATCAGCACCTTCAACTTCGATCATGCCCTG GTCCCCGAGGAGGGCATTGCTGAGGtgatccagctgctgcagcagcggCAGGAGAGCGGCAGATAG
- the TBC1D10A gene encoding TBC1 domain family member 10A, whose translation MAKSRGGGGPSSPGGRSLAGTRESLADPGGDELSSLGSDSEINGGDPEERRVDKFGFIVGSRGAEGTLEEVPLEVLRQRESKWLDMLNNWDKWMAKKHKKIRLRCQKGIPPSLRGRAWQYLSGSKVKLEQNMGKFDELDLLTGDPKWLDVIERDLHRQFPFHEMFVSRGGHGQQDLFRVLKAYTLYRPEEGYCQAQAPIAAVLLMHMPAEQAFWCLVQICEKYLPGYYSEKLEAIQLDGQILFSLLHKVSPVAYKHLSKQKIDPILYMTEWFMCAFSRTLPWSSVLRVWDMFFCEGVKIIFRVGLVLLKHTLGSSDKLKSCQGQYETMERLRALSPKIMQEAFLVQEVIELPVTERQIEREHLIQLKKWRETHGELQCKSPPRLHGAKAISEAEPAPRKALEPVPSIIVSPGPAPVPKARKSKEKSREKGPASPANGPGAEGNGAPGTTRELLHPQVSPHHQSKESLSSRESEDTYL comes from the exons ATGGCCAAGAgccgcgggggcggcgggcccAGCTCGCCCGGCGGGCGCAGCCTGGCGGGCACCCGCGAGAGCCTCGCCGACCCTGGCGGCGATGAGCTTAGCTCGCTCGGCTCCGACTCCGAGATCAACGGCGGCGACCCCGAGGAGCGGCGCGTCGATAAGTTCGGCTTCATCGTGGGCAGCCGCGGCGCTGAGGGGAC gctggaggaggtgcCCTTGGAGGTGCTGCGGCAGCGGGAGTCCAAGTGGCTGGATATGCTCAACAACTGGGACAAGTGGATGGCCAAGAAACACAAGAAG ATCCGGCTGCGCTGCCAGAAGGGGATCCCGCCCTCGCTGCGGGGCCGTGCCTGGCAGTACCTGTCTGGGAGCAAGGTCAAGCTGGAGCAGAACATGGGCAAGTTTGAT GAGCTGGACCTCCTCACAGGAGACCCGAAGTGGCTGGATGTGATCGAGCGGGATCTCCACCGGCAGTTCCCCTTCCATGAGATGTTCGTCTCACGTGGAGGCCATGG GCAGCAGGACCTGTTCCGGGTGCTGAAGGCGTACACGCTGTACCGCCCAGAGGAGGGGTACTGCCAGGCCCAGGCGCCCATCGCCGCCGTCCTGCTCATGCACATGCCAGCTGAG CAAGCGTTCTGGTGCCTGGTGCAGATCTGTGAGAAGTACCTCCCTGGCTACTACAGCGAGAAACTG gaagcCATCCAGCTGGACGGACAGATCCTCTTCTCCCTGCTGCACAAGGTCTCACCTGTGGCCTACAAGCACCTGAGCAAGCAGAAGATCGACCCCATCCTGTACATGACGGAGTGGTTCATGTGCGCCTTCTCCCGCACGCTGCCCTGGAGCTCCGTGCTGCGCGTCTGGGACATGTTCTTCTGTGAAG GAGTGAAGATCATCTTCCGGGTGGGCCTGGTGCTGCTCAAACACACCCTGGGCTCCTCGGACAAGCTCAAATCCTGCCAGGGCCAGTATGAGACCATGGAGAGGCTGAGGGCCCTCAGCCCCAAAATCATGCAGGAGGCCTTCCTGGTGCAGGAG GTCATCGAGCTGCCGGTGACGGAGCGTCAGATCGAGCGGGAGCACCTGATCCAGCTGAAGAAGTGGCGGGAGACGCACGGAGAGCTGCAGTGCAAGTCCCCCCCGCGCCTGCACGGCGCCAAGGCCATCAGCGAGGCGGAGCCCGCGCCGCGCAAGGCGCTGGAGCCCGTGCCCTCCATCATCGTTTcccccgggcccgcccccgTGCCCAAGGCCCGCAAGAGCAAGGAGAAGAGCCGGGAAAAGGGCCCGGCCAGTCCTGCCAACGGCCCCGGGGCCGAGGGCAATGGGGCACCCGGCACGACCCGGGAGCTGCTGCACCCCCAGGTCTCCCCCCACCACCAGTCCAAGGAGAGCCTGAGCTCCCGGGAGAGCGAGGACACGTACTTGTAG